The genomic window TGGAAAACCCCGTTTTGATGTTGGCAGAATAAGTCAAATCAAATCAGATATTTTTGAGAAAGCCCCGCCAATTTGGTGGGGCTTCCTATTTTTACACTCGATTGAACTCCTTCCTTCACACACCGCTCAATTACGTCAAGGGAATTGGCCCCGCCAAAGCCGAATTGTTGGCAACAGAGCTTAACATACGCACTGTTGAGGATTTGCTTCAGCATTACCCTTTTCGGTATGTAGATCGATCGAAGGTTTACCCGATCGGTCAACTGCGCGAAACGATCGACTTTGTCCAAATCAAAGGAGTTTTGGGAACGCTAACAGAAGAGGGAGTGGGCAAAGCCAAAAGACTCCGGTCATCGCTTAGAGATGAGACAGGGCTGGTCGAGTTCATCTGGTTTAAAGGATTGAAGTGGATTAAGGAAAATCTAAAGCCTGGTAAACAGTACGTGGCTTTTGGAAAAGTCGCACTTTACAAGGGCAGGCCTTCCATGCCACACCCCGAATTGGAGTTATCTGATGAGGTAAAGATATCCGATGGCTACCTCCAGCCCATTTATAGCTCGACTGAGAAATTAACCAAGCGCGGCATGAGCTCCAAAGGCTTTGAGAAAGCCATCCGAAGTGTTTTAACCAGACCTGATTTCGGTTGGCCCGAAACACTCTCCGAAGGAATTCGTGAAGAATTAAAACTCGTCACCAAGAAGCAGGCAATTCAACTTATTCATCTTCCGCGAAACTCGAATGACACGACTCACGCCCGTAGACGGTTAAAGTTTGAGGAACTGTTTTTTATTCAACTGGAGCTTCTGCTTAAAAAGGATGTTCACGCTAAGCAAATTCGCGGTTTCATTTTCGAATCGGTAGGCGACTACTTCAATACCTTTTACGAAAAGTACCTACCCTTCGAATTGACTGGAGCACAAAAGCGAGTGCTGAAAGAAATTAGAAGGGATTTTGGCTCAGGTCGTCAAATGAATCGGCTCCTCCAAGGTGATGTTGGAAGCGGCAAGACCATGGTATCAGCCCTCGCGGCCTTGATGGCCATTGACAATGGATTCCAAGCTTCGGTGATGGCGCCGACGGAGATTTTGGCCAACCAACATTTCGAGACTTTTTCGGAAATGCTCAATCCCTTGGGATTGCGGGTTGAAATTCTAACGGGTTCTACCAAAACAGCCAAGCGCCGAGAAATCCACGCCGGACTCATGTCGGGACAGGTTCACCTTTTGGTGGGTACACATGCCCTACTCGAAGACAAAGTGCAATTCAAGAATATTGGCCTAGCTGTCATTGATGAGCAACACCGATTCGGTGTAGCCCAACGGGCCAAGCTTTGGCGAAAAAATACCCAGCCACCTCACATCTTGGTAATGACGGCTACGCCAATTCCCAGAACTTTGGCAATGACGCTTTATGGTGATTTGGAGGTGAGCGTTATCGATGAGCTCCCGCCCGGACGAAAACCCGTTGATACAAGCCATGTTTTTGACAATGCTCGAATCAAGATTTTCGGCTTTATGGAAGATCAGATACGCCGTGGAAGGCAGATTTATGTGGTCTATCCACTGATCGAAGAATCCTCCACACTTGACCTAAAAGATTTGATGGATGGGTACGAAAGTATCGAGCGACGCTTCCCCAAACCCGATTACCAGATCAGTGTGGTGCATGGAAGGATGAAGCCTAAGGACAAGGATTTCGAAATGAACCGCTTTGCTGAAGGTAAAACCCAAATAATGGTCGCTACTACGGTGATTGAAGTGGGAGTCAACGTACCCAATGCCTCCGTTATGGTGATTGAAAGTGCCCAGCGATTTGGGCTTTCGCAGCTTCATCAGCTCAGAGGCCGTGTGGGAAGAGGAGCGGAGAAGTCTTATTGCATTCTCGTTACGGATAAGAAAGTTAGCAACGAAGCTCGCAAGCGAATGCGAACGATGGTGGAGACGAACGATGGCTTTCGGATTTCTGAAGTGGATCTCGAATTGCGCGGGCCCGGCGACTTGATGGGTACACGGCAGAGTGGTGATCTGGATCTAAACTTAGCCAATCTTGCGACCGATGGAAAGATTTTGGCTTTTGCCAGAAATGTAGCAATCGACTTGCTTGATGAAGATCCCGAGCTCAAACTCGAAAAGAACGTAAACATCCTTCGTCGAGCGAAAGAGGTCATCTTTAATAAGCCCAATTGGAGCAGGATTTCCTAGGGTTAAATTTTTAGTTTTGTCGGTTAAACTTTTGCGTGAATGAAAGTCTCATATAATTGGCTCAAGAACTACCTTTCCTTCGATTTATCTCCTGAAGAAGTCTCTGAAATTCTAACGGATACAGGTTTGGAAATTGAGAAACTCGAGCCCTTCGAATCGGTGCCTGGAGGACTGAAAGGTGTGGTCGTTGGTCATGTTACCGAAGCGGTTCAGCATCCCAATGCCGATAAGCTAAAGGTGACCAAAGTGGATGTGGGAACAGGACAGTTGCTCAACATCGTTTGTGGGGCGCCAAATGTGGCTCAAGGCCAAAAAGTACTTGTAGCTACTGTTGGCACAACCTTGATGCCCGAACCAGACAAGCCTTTTAAGATAAAGAAGGCAAAGATTCGAGGGGAGGAAAGTTTTGGGATGATTTGCGCTGAAGATGAGCTGGGCATTGGCGAAAGCCACGATGGAATCATGGTGCTGCCTGAAGATACATCTGTTGGAGAAGCAGCAGCTGATATTCTTGAGGTAGAAAATGACTATGTTTTTGAAATTGGCTTAACGCCAAACAGAACTGATGCATTTGGTCACTACGGGGTAGCACGAGACTTGGCGGCGCGCCTGAGTTTGAAAAACAAAGTAAGAGCGACCCTTCCCGAAGTCAAAGTCGACATTGCTGATGGAAATCCCATAATCGTGAAAATCGAAGATGCCGATGGCTGCGGTCAATATGCGGGTCTTTATATTGAAAGCGTGAAAGTGGAGCCATCTCCCGGGTGGTTGCAAAACCGGTTGAGAGCCATCGGACTTCAACCCATTAACACAGTGGTAGATGTGACGAACTACGTGCTTCACGAATTGGGTCATCCGCTCCATGCTTTTGATGCCGATAAGATTGACGGAAATACTGTCTTCGTGAAAACGCTTCCTGAAGGAACTAAATTTAAAACTCTCGACGAGTTAGAGCGAAATCTCTCTTCTGAAGACCTGATGATTTGCGATGCCAAAGGCGGACTTTGTATCGCCGGGGTTTTTGGAGGCATAGGGTCAGGAGTCAGCGAAGAAACCACGAATGTCTTTTTAGAGAGTGCTTGGTTTAATCCGTCTCGAGTGAGAAAAACGGCCAAGCGTCACGCTTTGAATACCGATGCCTCTTTTCGCTACGAGCGGGGAGTTGACCATGAGATGACTCTTTTCGCATTGAAACGAGCGGCTCAGCTTATTCAAGAATTAGCAGGTGGAACAGTTCGCGGACCCATCAACCATGAGTTGACCAAGCTACCTGAGCAAAGCGAAATCAGCATTACACTCAAAAGAATCAACGACCTCTGCGGTGCAAATATATCCGCCGAAGAGTTGGAGAATATTCTGTCTTCTCTTGATTTTGAATTTGAAAAGTCGGGAGAGTGGTATCAGCTTAAAGTACCATCCTATCGTGTGGATGTGACACGCGAGGCAGACGTGGTAGAAGAGGTGCTGAGAATCTATGGCTACAATGCCATTGCTTTACCCGAAAGGATGTCGATTTCGGTGAGTATTCCACAAAAACCCGAGCCCAACCAGGTGATGCAGTCATTGGCAAATTCCCTTTCTGCAAGAGGGTTTTCTGAGATCATGTCAAACGGATTGACTGAATCGGCCAAGATTCAAAAAGTGGTAGGAGAAGAGCTGGCCAAAGATTTGGTAGCCATGCTAAATCCCTTGAGTATGGAATTGGATGTGCTAAGACCGACCTTGGCCATCAGCTCATTGGAATCCATTTCTTATAACCTGAATCGGCAAGCCGAACGATTGATGTTTTACGAAATTGGTACGGCCTATCAAAAAGCAGAAAAAGCCTACAAGGAGACGTTGACCCTTTCCATTGCTTTGGTTGGTGATCGCTTTCGCGAAAGCTGGAACAACCAAGGTCAACCTTTTTCATACTCGGACCTTTCGGGTGAGGTAAAAGGCGTTTTTGAAATCATGGGAATTACCGATTTAAAAGCAGAATCAGGAACGCATTCCTTTATGACGGATGTCACTGTGCTGAAAAAGGGAGAGAAACCTTTTGCTTCTTTTGGTGTGGTGAGCCCTAGGGCATTGAAAACCTACGGGATCAAAAAACCTGTTCTTTTTGCAGAGATTGACCTCACCGCTTCCTTGCGCAAGATGAAACACGCCACCAAAACGGTGGACGACTTACCGAAATTTCCCACCGTTCGGCGCGACTTATCGCTTCTGCTCAACAAGAATATTCCTTTTGCTGAAATTGAGAAATTGGCTTTTGCGAAAGCCGGAAATATGCTGAAAGAAGTTGGTCTGTTTGATGTTTACGAAGGAAAAAATTTGCCGGAAGGCAAGAAGAGTTATGCCATTTCATTCACCTTGAGGGATGAAAAGAAAACGCTGACCGACAAGAAAATAGAACAAACCATGGCTCAAATTCAGAGCGAACTGGAAACAGCATTGGGAGCGGAGTTAAGATGATCCACAAGATTTATTATCACAGTCTGCGTTTTGTAGTAAGACTTGCCATTAAGCTCTTCTATCGGCGGATAGAGATTCAAGGAATAGAGAATATTCCTGAAGAAGGCCCTGTTCTTTTGGCACCAAACCATCAGAATGCATTCATAGATGCACTGTTGCCGGCAACACTTTTTCCGCGCACCATTCATTTCTTAGTGAGAGCTGATGTCTTTAAATCTAACCTGGCAAGGAAGTTTTTTAACTCGATCCAAATGATGCCTGTTTACCGTCAGCGAGATGGTGTTCAAAATTTGGCCAAGAATGAGGAGACCTTCCGTCAGTGTCACGAAATTCTGCGTCGAGGGGAAGTGTTGTTGCTTTTTCCGGAAGCTACGCACGAAGGCGTTCGTAAACTGAGACCACTCAGTAAAGGCTTCACGAGAATACTATTTGGCGCTTTGCAAGATGGTCATGAGGATTTGGATATCAAGGTGGTTCCCACGGGCTTGAATTACAGCAATTATAGTGATTCTCAGTCGAGAGTCTTGATAAGTTACGGCAAGCCTATTTCCGTGCAAGACTACAAGGCTCAGATTGCAGAGAATGAGGCGCGCGCTATGAATGCGCTGAGAGAGAAAGTATTTGAGGAACTGGCAGAAGAAATTATCCACATTGAAGGTAAAAATGCCATGAAGGCTTTCGATGTGGAGCTCGAGCGTATCCTTCCCTTTTATGCTGATTCCAGGACGGGCTACAGCAGCCGTAAGTCGGGCAATCCATTTTACAAATCGCGAGAGGCAGCATTACAGCAAACAGCTGCTGACAGTAGCTATTTTCGCCGAATATTCATTTACGATTCAGAAATGGGTAAGCGAAAATTGCAGGCGCCATTCTTCTATATCAATAGAAGAGATGCGGGTTATTGGGTCATTCAAAATATCTTTTTGTTAATCGCTCTCCCTTTATTTTTACTCTCTTGGGTTTTACACGCTCCGTCTTATTTTACCGTGAAGGCGCTATTGGGAAAGTATGTAAAGGATCGTCAGTTTCACAGTTCGATTAAGCTTGTGGGCATGCTGATACTGTTCCCTCTTTTTGGTCTTATTTTTTCAATTGTCTTTGGCATTTGCTATGGAAAGCCGCTGTTAGTAATACCGTCGGTTTTGTTGTTCTTTCCGCTGAGCGTTTTTATCATCCGAGAGCTTCGGTTGCCCTACCGTTATTGCCTTACCTTTTGGCGAATGACTTTTATTCGTTGGAAAAACAAAGATTTGTACCGCTATCTGAACCGAATCGAGGAGGACATTCTCGAAAATATCGACTCTCATGAAAATCATTTTCGCAACAAACAATCCCAATAAGCTAGCTGAGATTCAAAACGCTCTAGGTGATGATTTTGAGTTGGTTTCTCTAAAAGATATTGGCTTCGAAGGTGAGATTCCTGAAACGGGAAGAACCCTCGAGGCAAATGCCCTACAGAAAGCCACCTATATCTACGATCGCTATAAAGTTCCCGTTTTTGCTGATGACACGGGTTTGGAAGTCGCCTGTCTGAATGGCTTGCCGGGAGTAGATACAGCGCATTATTCGGGGAGCCGAGATGCTGATGCCAATATGCAGAAGCTATTGAGCGAGATGCGGTTTCATGATGATCGATCGGCTGCTTTTAAAACAATCATCGCATTCATTACTGAGGAGGACAAAAAGTTGTTTTCAGGAGAAATTCAAGGCCAAATTGCAAAAGCGAAAAGCGGGGATAGCGGCTTTGGCTATGACCCTGTTTTTGTACCCGAAGGTGAATCACGAACTTTTGCCGAGATGACGATGGATGAGAAGAAGCAGAAAAATCACCGCGTCAGGGCGCTGAAAAAATTTACGGATTATCTGAAAGGGACTTATTGATTACTTGCTGACTCGATCATCAGGTCGATCAATTCAGCTTTGCCGATCCCTATGGCGGCCGCCTGCTGCGGTACCAAACTCGTTTCGGTCATTCCGGGAACGGTGTTTATTTCGATGACATGAAACACGCCCTCCACAAGTTTGTAGTCTATTCTGATCACCCCTTTGCATTCAAATGACCTTGCTATATCTTCAGAGGTAGATCGACAAGTTTCGTAGAGATCTTTTGGTAGTTGTGCGGGTGTGATTTCCTTGGTTTGATCCAGACTGTATTTTGCTTCGTAATCAAAGAACTCTCTTTCCGTGGTGATCTCTGTTACAGCCAAAGCCTGGTAGTTTTCTTTGCCACAAATTACTCCACAAGTAAACTCTCTTCCGTCCAGAAACTCTTCGATCAATATCGCCGAATTTTCGCGGTAAGCCTTTTCTACCGAAGCTTCTAGTTCTTCGGCTTTGGAGACTTTTGAGATTCCCAAGCTCGATCCACCCTGATTTGGCTTAACGAAGACTGGTAATTTTAGCCGATTCAAAACTTCGTTTCTGTCGAACTTAGCGGGAGTTTGGATCAGCATTCCCTTGGCAGTATGAAAACCTCGCTCATTTAGCACATCATTGGTGTAGCGCTTATTAAATGTTAATGCCAAGTTGAGTACGCTTCCGGTTGTATATGGCATGTCGATCATATCGAAGTATCCCTGCAGAAGACCATCTTCACCGGGAGTTCCATGGACGATTACCAGACAGATTTCCGGACGAATCCGTTTGCCATTGAGTTCAAACGAAAAGTCTTTGGTATCAATCGGTTTTCTGCTATCGTCGACAAGAGTATACCAATTTGACTTTTCAATCACCATTTGAAAAGGCGTGTACTTCTCACGATCAATATTGTTGAGAAGCATTTGTGCTGATTTCATGGATACAACGGCCTCTCCCGAGTACCCACCGCAAACGATGCCAATAGTTTTTTTCATATTCTTAGGGTGAAGTTATACTCGCGGATGGATTTACTCACAGGCTTTTCCTCAAAGTTTGAACATGTTTTTTCTCATAACCCGTTCTCGGAAGTAATAGGACTGTATCAGTAACGTTTATTCCCGGTAGGTTCTTGCTATCTTTGCCGGCAATTGTATCCTTAATGAAAGGAATTATTCGATTTATCAGTAGTGGAAGGGTTTGGATGAATATCCTTCTAATCACCATTTTTATTTCGTTGGTGGTCTTTTTGACCATGCAGTGGCTTGGTATGTATACCATGCATGGTGAGTCTATGAGTGTGCCCGATATAAAAGGGAGATCGATTGAAAATATTGAGACCCTCCTATCCAATATTGATATGACTTATGAGGTGACCGATAGTATTTACACCGACGAATATCCAAGAGGGACTGTAGTCTCACAAAATCCAAAGTCAGGCAAGCAAGTAAAAAAGGGTCGGACGGTATATCTTACCATCAATAGTATTCTGCCCGAGATGGCCGAAGCTCCTGATTTGATTGGGAAGTCAAAACGCATTGCAGTACCGATATTAGAAATATCAGGTTTGAAGTTGATCTCACTAAAATACCGACCTGACGAATCATGTACGGACTGTGTGGTGGGCTTGGAGTACAAGGGTAAGAGAGTTGAGCCGGGCGATAAAATTCGAAAAGGTGAAGGTGTTGTTCTGATACTTGGGCAAACCTCAGATGTTCCCACTTCCGCACCTGATCTGCTTGGGCTCACGTATGCCGAAGCTTACGAGTTGATTATCTCTTCTTCTTTGAATGTCGGAAGCATATTGTCTTGTGCGGGTTGTGAAACGGCCAATGACACTTCAGCAGCTTTTGTTGTGAATCAAAGACCTCAGAGAAATGAAATGATTAACCTAGGTACTTTTGTTGATCTTTATCTGACTACTGATACCTCAATGGTGATAGACTTTAAAACAGCCATAGACACGATTCCTGATGAATTCGAATAAGTTATTTTTTCTCTTCCTCTTGTTTTTGCCTTTCCGGATGGTAGCGCAAGAAATGATCTATCCGGCCACCATTATTACAGAAAAGGCTGTTGCCAAAAAGCGCGTTGCCAAATATGAAGCAAAGGATGATGCCTTGGTTGAGCTTCCCTTTGTAGATGATTTCAGCACAGATTATTTTCCCGGCAATGAGGAGGAAAACCCCATACTTTGGGAAAATCGATATGCGACTTTGAACAATGGCTTACCGCTTAATGCTCCGACTGTCGGTGTTGTAAGCTTTGATGGGACCGATGAGGTAGGTTATCCTTATTCTTTTGATTCGGGATCGGGTCCTGCAGATACACTCACGACTTGTCCTATTAATCTGGACTACGATATAGACGATGGGATCGGCCTTAGTTTTTACTACCAGCCCAAAGGGATAACTTTTTTTCCTCCCAATGCCTCCAATGACTCTTTGATACTGGAGTTCTTCGCTCCTGAATTGGATGAATGGTTTTGGGTTTGGTCAACGATCGATGTTTCCAATACCGATGAATTTACCTTCGTCTATATTCCTATTACCAATACACGTTACCTCAAAGAGGGCTTCAAGTTTCGCTTTAGAAACATAGCCTTTCTCCAAGGTCTGTACAGCGTTTGGAATGTAGATTACGTTTGGCTTGACCAAAACAATATCAACGATGATCCCATTGTGAACGATGTCGCTTTTGTAAACGGTCCCATTTCTTTCCTTCAGGATTATTCGGCTATGCCTCTACCGCATTATGCTGAGAGTCCGGCCGATAGAATGCTCGAAGAGGTTGAGGTTCTGTTTAGAAATTTGAATGATGGACCGAGGACATTGGAAGGAAATGAAATCGTTGTCTCGCATGAAGGTACGGTAACGGATGTATTGCAAAATTTCAATGAGCCGCCTATTGCAGCTCAGAGTACCGCTGATTACACCCATCAGCTTGACGATGATGGGAGCCAGTATGTTTACGATACTTCACTAGAAGATGAGGAGTTGATTTTAGATGTGAGCATAGACCTTGGTACGGCAGATTTTGGCCCAACGGCTAGCAATAACTCATTTAAGTTTAAGCAAACCTTCTTCACCCACTATTCATACGATGATGGTTCTGCTGAGGCGGGATATGCTGTAGCAGGCAGTGGGTCAAGATTGGCTTTGAAGTACACAAACTTTAAGTCAGATTCAGTTTGGGCGCTTCGAATTTATACCATGCCTATTGGTATTAACTACGAAAACACTCCGTTTACTATCAAAATTTGGGAAGACAACGCAGGTGTACCCGGAGCAGAGCTGGCCTCAACCCAGCATGAGTTCACTTATGGCCAAAATGAGTACCAAGAGCAGATAATTTATCAATTTGAAGAGCCTGTTTTTATCCCTTCGGGAACCTTCTTTATCGGATATCAGCAGTCTTCACAATCATCCGGTCTTCGCACAGGGCTTGACTTAAACACGAGCGGGAATGAAGGCAATCTTTATTTCAATGACGGAAACGGTTGGGAATTAACGCTTGCGGCGGCTGAAGCTTCTACAATGATGCACCCTATGTTTACTACTGAAGGTTACAAAGATATCGTTGCTTCTACAAGCCAACAAAACGCTATCCCTGGTCTACGCATTTATCCGAATCCGGCAAGTCAGTGGGTAGTGATAGAGTCTGAAACGCAGAATATTTTAAATGTCTCGATTTTTGATTTAAGCGGAAGATTGATTGATCAAAACCAAGTGACCAATACGCTTGATGTTTCCGGACTATTACCGGGAATTTACCTGCTGCAAGTTGCCGACTCTCAAGGGCGCCAAAGCGTAAAGAAACTTTCCATTGAGCGATAACGAAATAGAATACACCGAAAGCGATGAAGAGCTTTTTGAGCACTACCGCATTCAGGCTGACCCGGGTCAGGAGCCTCTTCGAATAGATAAGTTCTTGATGGACAGGATTCCGAATACGTCGAGAACGAAGCTTCAGGATGCTGCCATAGAAGGTAATATTCGGGTGAATGATCAGAAGGTGAAGGCGAACTACAAGGTGAAGCCTGACGACGATATCTCCATAGTGCTTCCGTATCCGAAAAGAGAAATAGAGCTTATTCCGCAGGATATTCCTTTGGAGATTCTGTATGAAGATGATCATATGATCATTGTCAATAAGGCTGCAAATATGGTGGTACATCCCGGCTATGGAAACTACACGGGCACCATGGTAAATGCTTTAATCCATCATTTTGACAATTTGCCCGAGGCAAAGGGTGCGATTCCCGGGAGGCCCGGATTGGTGCATAGACTCGATAAGAATACGACCGGTGTCATGGTGATTGCGAAGACTGAAAGAGCGCTGACCAACTTGTCGCTTCAGTTTTTTGAGCGTACTATCGATCGCCGCTACGTGGCACTAGCTTGGGGTGACATCGAAGAAGACGGGATGATAGAAGGTCATATTGGTCGCTCACTCAAAAACCGAAAGGTGATGACCGTATTTCCTGAAGGAGAATATGGGAAAGAAGCTAGGACGAGATACAAAGTACTGGAGCGATTGACTTACGTTACCCTGGTAGAGTGCAAACTAGAAACAGGGCGAACTCACCAAATTCGAGCGCATTTCCAGCACATCAATCATCCTCTCTTCAATGACCCCGAATATGGCGGAAATAAGATTCTGAAAGGAACGCAGTTCAGTAAGTACAAGCAATTTGTAATGAACAACTTCGACCTGCTTCCAAGGCAGGCCTTGCACGCGCGAAAGCTAGAGCTCACGCATCCTCATACGGGTGAGCGAATGAACTTCGAATCAGATATTCCTGCAGACTTATCAGCAGTGCTAGAACGATGGAGAAACTATATTAGTCACCGTTAGATTCGAGCCAGCTTTTTACCGTTTCAGCTCTTCTCACCTTTCCCGATTCTGTATAGAGAAATTTTTCTAAATGGATGATTTCCTTGGGCTTTTGGTAAACACTCGAAAAGGCAATATCATCCAGCTTGATTTCTTTTTTGCCTTCTATGAATAGGGCTACTTTTTGACCTAGTAATGAATTGGGTATCCCACTCACGAAGAAGCGAGAATCGATTTTTGGGCTCAAAAGTTTTTCCACCTCTTCGGGAATGACTTTTACGCCACCGGAGTTGATGAGATTGTCAATCCGCCCAAGCCATTTGAACCCTTCTTCGGTCAACTCTATCAAGTCATTGGTAACCAGATCGTTTTTTGTAATTCCTGATCGATTAATGATGAGACAACCTCTTTCATCAGTGCTAATTCTTGCATCCGGCAGCACTTTATAGATTGTCGTGTCTTCACTATTTATTTTGCTCAAGGCAAAATGGGTTAATGTTTCAGCCATACCAAAGCCTACGTAAAAATGTGGGTTCAGTTGTAGAAGTTGAGCCCTAAGCTCACTTAAAACTTCTCCACCACCAAGCAAGACTGTCTCGACCTTGTCAAAGGCTTCGGGAGATTCTCCCAAAATTGATTTCACTTGGTGGGGAGTCATCGGAACGAATGAAATCAATTCATTTAAGTCTTTTAGAGGATTGGCTTTTGGCGCGACTGTTGAGAGATTATAGCCGCCGATAATGGCTCTCACCACCATTAGTTTTGCAGCTACATAATTGAGCGGGAGAGAGAGTAACGACTTACTTTTAGGATTTAAGCCAAAATATTCATTTGTAACCGAGGCACTTTGAATCAATGCCGATTTCGGAAATTCCAAACTCTTAGGATTGCCCGTCGAACCCGATGTTTGAATGAAAATGGTTTCTGATTCATCAAAGAGGTCGATGCAGTAAGAAATAATCTCCATCTCGAATTGATCTTGGCCCTCGATCTGATTGAGCTCATTGCTCTCTATGAATCGTCCGTTGAGACGAACTCCTTGATATTTTGAAAAGGGGGTCAAAGGTTTGGTGGAAGCTTCCATTCTTCATTTTGGAGGTAGTGAAGATACTGCCCGCGAATAGATAGTGGCGATGGAATATTGTTTGTATAAAGTTGTCCCGTTCCTAGGCCTTGCGGTAATTCAGACTGATACATGGCAGTAAATTGAGCGATGGCATTGAGCCCGATATTCGATTCCAAAGCTGACGTAATCCACCAATATGCTCCGATCTTACTCGCTGATTTGATCCACTTCTCGGTCATTTGCAGTCCTCCTACAAGACCTGGTTTAATCACGATGGCTTGGGGTCGAATGGTTTCGAGCATGCGGCCCATCTCGGTCATCGATGTTACTCCGATAAGTTCTTCATCAAGGGCAATATCCAATGGTGTGCTTTCGCAGAGCCTTGCCATTTCCTCCCATTGTTTTTGCCTGATTGGCTGTTCAATGCTATGGAGGTTAAAATCTGAAAGGCGCTTCAATTTTTCCAAAGCTTCTTCGGGTGAAAATGCTCCGTTGGCATCTACTCTTAACTCAATTTCGTCAGGTGAATATTCGTTTCTGATCGCGCGCAACAGCTCAATCTCATCGTCGAAATTA from Cryomorphaceae bacterium 1068 includes these protein-coding regions:
- a CDS encoding RluA family pseudouridine synthase translates to MSDNEIEYTESDEELFEHYRIQADPGQEPLRIDKFLMDRIPNTSRTKLQDAAIEGNIRVNDQKVKANYKVKPDDDISIVLPYPKREIELIPQDIPLEILYEDDHMIIVNKAANMVVHPGYGNYTGTMVNALIHHFDNLPEAKGAIPGRPGLVHRLDKNTTGVMVIAKTERALTNLSLQFFERTIDRRYVALAWGDIEEDGMIEGHIGRSLKNRKVMTVFPEGEYGKEARTRYKVLERLTYVTLVECKLETGRTHQIRAHFQHINHPLFNDPEYGGNKILKGTQFSKYKQFVMNNFDLLPRQALHARKLELTHPHTGERMNFESDIPADLSAVLERWRNYISHR
- the menC gene encoding o-succinylbenzoate synthase, which codes for MRKAEFLKHTLNFKSPGGTSRGVLRAKPAWIVKLEENGKVGYGEVSLLPKLSIDDRPDLEDFLTKVLEDWALGKEIRSLKDWPSIRFAMEIAERSIRSENPFLLFPSRFSQNEEGVEINGLVWMGTKAEMKTRIREKLDEGFRCIKLKIGAINFDDEIELLRAIRNEYSPDEIELRVDANGAFSPEEALEKLKRLSDFNLHSIEQPIRQKQWEEMARLCESTPLDIALDEELIGVTSMTEMGRMLETIRPQAIVIKPGLVGGLQMTEKWIKSASKIGAYWWITSALESNIGLNAIAQFTAMYQSELPQGLGTGQLYTNNIPSPLSIRGQYLHYLQNEEWKLPPNL
- a CDS encoding PASTA domain-containing protein codes for the protein MKGIIRFISSGRVWMNILLITIFISLVVFLTMQWLGMYTMHGESMSVPDIKGRSIENIETLLSNIDMTYEVTDSIYTDEYPRGTVVSQNPKSGKQVKKGRTVYLTINSILPEMAEAPDLIGKSKRIAVPILEISGLKLISLKYRPDESCTDCVVGLEYKGKRVEPGDKIRKGEGVVLILGQTSDVPTSAPDLLGLTYAEAYELIISSSLNVGSILSCAGCETANDTSAAFVVNQRPQRNEMINLGTFVDLYLTTDTSMVIDFKTAIDTIPDEFE
- a CDS encoding T9SS type A sorting domain-containing protein, whose amino-acid sequence is MVAQEMIYPATIITEKAVAKKRVAKYEAKDDALVELPFVDDFSTDYFPGNEEENPILWENRYATLNNGLPLNAPTVGVVSFDGTDEVGYPYSFDSGSGPADTLTTCPINLDYDIDDGIGLSFYYQPKGITFFPPNASNDSLILEFFAPELDEWFWVWSTIDVSNTDEFTFVYIPITNTRYLKEGFKFRFRNIAFLQGLYSVWNVDYVWLDQNNINDDPIVNDVAFVNGPISFLQDYSAMPLPHYAESPADRMLEEVEVLFRNLNDGPRTLEGNEIVVSHEGTVTDVLQNFNEPPIAAQSTADYTHQLDDDGSQYVYDTSLEDEELILDVSIDLGTADFGPTASNNSFKFKQTFFTHYSYDDGSAEAGYAVAGSGSRLALKYTNFKSDSVWALRIYTMPIGINYENTPFTIKIWEDNAGVPGAELASTQHEFTYGQNEYQEQIIYQFEEPVFIPSGTFFIGYQQSSQSSGLRTGLDLNTSGNEGNLYFNDGNGWELTLAAAEASTMMHPMFTTEGYKDIVASTSQQNAIPGLRIYPNPASQWVVIESETQNILNVSIFDLSGRLIDQNQVTNTLDVSGLLPGIYLLQVADSQGRQSVKKLSIER
- a CDS encoding AMP-binding protein encodes the protein MEASTKPLTPFSKYQGVRLNGRFIESNELNQIEGQDQFEMEIISYCIDLFDESETIFIQTSGSTGNPKSLEFPKSALIQSASVTNEYFGLNPKSKSLLSLPLNYVAAKLMVVRAIIGGYNLSTVAPKANPLKDLNELISFVPMTPHQVKSILGESPEAFDKVETVLLGGGEVLSELRAQLLQLNPHFYVGFGMAETLTHFALSKINSEDTTIYKVLPDARISTDERGCLIINRSGITKNDLVTNDLIELTEEGFKWLGRIDNLINSGGVKVIPEEVEKLLSPKIDSRFFVSGIPNSLLGQKVALFIEGKKEIKLDDIAFSSVYQKPKEIIHLEKFLYTESGKVRRAETVKSWLESNGD